Proteins encoded by one window of Bacillus rossius redtenbacheri isolate Brsri chromosome 3, Brsri_v3, whole genome shotgun sequence:
- the LOC134531376 gene encoding uncharacterized protein LOC134531376, which produces MSLPETRILPMPLQPPPPPQMPPPTLPPPADQWVAGATPGSSDIKTTHCKAADATTVHDMNIAPPPMPPPPPAENATSAVLHLNWAISPCFPAGQQAAEADTHHTTTFTPHPTPSPPPAENATGAAPRLNWATSPHFQAGQQAAEAVTPNAMNITPPPTPPPPPAKNATGAAPRLNWATSPHFQAGQQAAEAVTPNAMNITPPPTPSPPAENATGAVLCLNWAISPRFPAGQQDAEADTHHAMTITPPPMPPPPTAENTTGAVPRRNWATSPRFPASQQAAEAVAHNDMTITPHPTPPPPTAVKAPGEVTRCKPAVLPHPPEATTTTAATTTTEATKTTEATTTEDKRGEPLRWRRPQSLRKRLAQGGGTKRRYCSTLLGINHLPSHSQSA; this is translated from the coding sequence ATGTCTCTGCCAGAGACGAGAATACTACCGATGCCACTGcaaccgccgccgccgccccagATGCCGCCCCCGACGTTGCCGCCTCCAGCTGACCAATGGGTTGCTGGTGCGACGCCGGGCAGCAGCGACATCAAGACAACACACTGCAAGGCTGCTGATGCAACGACAGTCCATGACATGAACATCGCGCCGCCCCCGAtgccgccgccaccgcctgccgagaacgctactaGTGCGGTGCTGCATCTCAACTGGGCAATATCGCCGTGCTTCCCAGCCGGCCAACAGGCCGCCGAAGCAGATACGCACCATACCACGACCTTCACGCCGCACCCGACGCCGTcgccaccgcctgccgagaacgctactggtgcggcgccGCGTCTCAACTGGGCCACATCGCCGCACTTCCAAGCCGGCCAACAGGCCGCCGAGGCAGTTACACCTAATGCCATGAAcatcacgccgcccccgacgccgccacCACCGCCTGCCaagaacgctactggtgcggcgccGCGTCTCAACTGGGCCACATCGCCGCACTTCCAAGCCGGCCAACAGGCCGCCGAGGCAGTTACACCTAATGCCATGAAcatcacgccgcccccgacgccatCACCGCCTGCCGAGAATGCTACTGGTGCGGTGCTGTGTCTCAACTGGGCAATATCGCCGCGCTTCCCAGCTGGCCAACAGGACGCCGAAGCAGATACACACCATGCCATGaccatcacgccgcccccgaTGCCGCCGCCACCGACTGCCGAGAACACTACTGGTGCGGTGCCGCGTCGCAACTGGGCCACATCGCCGCGCTTCCCAGCCAGCCAACAGGCCGCCGAAGCAGTTGCACATAATGACATGACCATCACGCCGCAcccgacgccgccgcccccaactgccgtgaaggctcCCGGGGAAGTGACGCGGTGCAAACCGGCCGTGCTGCCACATCCGCCAGAGGCGACAACGACCACTGCGGCGACAACGACCACTGAGGCGACAAAGACCACTGAGGCCACAACGACAGAAGATAAACGGGGGGAACCACTCCGATGGCGCCGCCCACAGTCGCTGAGAAAGCGGCTGGCACAGGGCGGTGGCACAAAACGACGATATTGCAGCACTCTCCTGGGGATCAACCACCTGCCGAGCCATTCACAGTCGGCCTGA